One Thunnus albacares chromosome 12, fThuAlb1.1, whole genome shotgun sequence genomic region harbors:
- the LOC122994461 gene encoding immunoglobulin lambda-1 light chain-like, whose amino-acid sequence MLFLPAAALCCLCSALVAMAADLIQDDLTLTKRAGETVSFSCGGTNQCETDWIDWYQKKDTDTFRVILAINRNTNEVKGLSHPQKDDFSAVNKQNGWELKIQKVKLSHSATYYCTCWKKVTHSYYKIFGSGTKLYVTVEQVVKPVVSVYPAASRAHLEGKSSLLCLASAMSPPVVQFSWKRQKKNGPLENLTLAEGQQLELREPGRTVAILLLHQQENSTYKYRCSVKHEGGTVEAQTEQELPAPAASCPPEREPADLPALQQADLSFQSQCRVKLLCVLYTVLIVKSLVYCCGLSLLMILRNKGPSTNCTHAD is encoded by the exons atgcttttcctcccagctgctgctctgtgctgtctgtgttcag cgctggttgccatggcagcagacCTGATTCAGGATGATTTAACATTGACCAAGAGAGCTGGTGAAACAGTCTCCTTCAGCTGTGGAGGAACTAATCAGTGTGAAACTGATTGGATAGACTGGTAccagaagaaagacacagacacattcagaGTAATTCTGGCAATTAACAGGAATACCAATGAAGTTAAAGGTCTCAGTCACCCTCAGAAAGATGATTTCTcagctgtaaataaacagaatGGCTGGGAGTTGAAGATCCAGAAAGTTAAGCTCTCACATTCAGCCACGTACTACTGCACATGTTGGAAAAAAGTTACCCACA GCTACTACAAGATCTTTGGCTCTGGaactaaactgtatgtaacag ttgagcaggtagtgaagccCGTGGTGAGCGTGTACCCAGCAGCATCCAGAGCCCACCTGGAGGGGAAGAgctccctgctgtgtctggcctCAGCCATGTCTCCTCCTGTGGTCCAGTTctcctggaaaagacagaagaagaacggcCCGCTGGAGAATCTGACCCTTGCTGAGGGACAGCAGCTGGAGCTCAGAGAGCCGGGACGCACCGTCGCCATCTTGCTGCTCCATCAGCAAGAGAACAGCACATATAAATACCGCTGCTCCGTCAAGCACGAGGGGGGAACAGTGGAggcccaaacagaacaag agcttccagctccagcagcctcctgtcctccagagagagagccagCAGACCTGCCAGCTCTGCAGCAAGCTGACT tgtcctTCCAGTCTCAGTGCAGggtgaagctgctctgtgtgctgtacacagtgctgatagtgaagagtctggtgtactgctgtggactctctctgctgatgatcctcagaaacaagggaccgtccaccaactgcacacatgctgactga